The nucleotide sequence GTAGATTTCGAAATTAACGAGGAAAACAGATTTGAAATTAATGTACCGCATATTACTCACAATCTAATAAACATTGAAAGTGATCAGTCGAGTAATTTAACAGCGGATTTTTCTTCTTTTGCTCTGGCCAGTAATAACTTTCTGGTGGATGCCAATAGAATGTTAATACATGTTGAAGGCGGATCAAGAGAGTTCCTTCCGGAAGTTTGCCGGTCAGAGATAGCAGGAAGTGTGATGGGACATGGAGAGGACCTTGCAAAAACTATGTTACGGAATACACGCAATCAAACAACCTAACACCTAATTCTTGAGCATAGCGCTCTGTATATATTAATTATAGAGAGTGAGCATCCTAACTCGACGAAGCGGTTAACTATCCATAACCGCTTCGTTTTTTTTGATCAAAATCCAAACAAAATATAGTGTTAACATACTAATTTTCTTAAATGAGATTTTACCAACTATCAACTAAAAACTATTACCTAACAACCAGCGACTAAAGCCAAATACAATATACAATTTTTTAATGCCTTTGTGTCTTCGTGGCTACAATTACAAATTCTTGACAATACTGTCGTTATGAATTATTATGCCGGGACTAATCTTAACTATATTAGGAGTTAAAATGGCTGACGTAATTCTAAAAACCAATATTCCCGGCACGAATCCGAAACACGGCAAAGTTCGCGATATTTACGACCTTGGCGACAGGCTGATTATAGCCGCCTCGGACAGAATCAGCGCGTTCGACGTTATAATGGCCAACGGGATTCAATATAAAGGTATCGTTCTGACGCAGATTTCGAAGTTCTGGTTCGAGTTTCTGGCAGGTACTGTCGAAAGTCATCTAATCAGCGATGATGTTAAGACTTTTCCCGCTCCGTTCTGCGATAACGCTCGTCAGCTTGTCGGCAGGAGTATGCTGGTTAAGAAAACCAAAGTGCTGCCGGTCGAGTGCGTTGTTCGCGGCTATCTGGCTGGTTCCGGCTGGAAGGAATATCAGAAAACTCAAACCGTATGCGGCCACAAGCTGCCGGCGGGATTAAAACAATGTCAAAAACTGCCGGAGCCGATATTTACGCCTTCAACGAAGGAAGAACTCGGCAGGCACGATGAGAATATCGATTTCGACAGATGTGTGAAAATCGTCGGCGAGAAAAACGCCTGTTATTTACGCGATAAGAGTATCGAAATTTTCAAACGGGCAACAGCTTACGCCGAGACGAAGGGCATTATCCTTGCGGATACGAAATTCGAATGGGGCGTAGTTGGCGATAAGATAATTTTGATTGATGAAGTACTCACACCTGATTCGTCGAGGTTCTGGCCTGCGGATAAGTATCAGGCCGGCAGAGACCAGGAAAGCTACGACAAGCAGTTCGTTCGCAATTATCTTGAGAGTATTAATTTCGACAAGTCCGGCAAAGGCATTGAGCTGCCGGCGGACGTCTGCGAGAAAACGAGCGCCAAATATATCGAGGCCTACGAACAGCTTACAGGCAAAAAATTTACATTTAAGAGCTAACGGATATGCCTCAACAATCCAACAGAGACGTTCGGATTTCGGATTTCAAGCTTCGGATTTTAATTAGTATCTGTCTTGCCGTCGCGATTTTCGCGGTCTATTGGCAGGTGTACAGTTTTGATTTCATTCGCTTTGACGACGGCGATTACATTACGCGGAACGTACATATCCGGTCAGGTCTGAACTGGGAGACGATTCGCTGGGCGTTCACGAGCAGCCTCGCGAGCAACTGGCATCCGCTGACGTGGCTGTCGCACGCGCTCGATTATCAGCTTTTCAAAAATTGGGCGGGCGGCTATCATTTAGTCAACGTCTGGTTTCATTTCGCCAATACAATTCTTTTGTTCTATGTTTTGCTGCGGGCGGCGAAAGCGGTTTGGCCGGCGGCATTGGTCGCGGCTCTGTTTGCGCTGCATCCGCTGCACGTTGAATCTGTCGCGTGGATTTCCGAGCGGAAAGATTTGTTGAGTACGATGTTCTGGCTTTTGACGATGCTGACGTATGTCTGGTATGTCGAGAAGCAAAATGCGGTACGGTATTTAATTACGCTGGTGCTTTTTGTGCTGGGGCTGATTTCCAAGCCGATGCTTGTTACGCTGCCGTTTGTTCTGCTGCTGTTTGATTATTGGCCGTTAGAAAGAAAATTTTCGGTCAGGCTGCTTGCTGAAAAGATTCCTTTTTTTATCTGTGCGTTTGCGGTCTGTGTCGTAACTTACATCGTTCAGAAAAGCGGCGGTTCGGTTTCGCTGTTTCGGCAATTCAGTTTAAGCATACGCATCAAAAATGTGTTCGTCAGTTATGTCGATTACATCTGGAAAATGTTTTATCCGGAAAACCTCGCGATTCTTTATCCGCATCCGGGCGATAATATTTCTGCTGCTAAAGCAGTGATATGTGCGATTGTGCTGATTTGCATTACGGCAGCGGTTCTTTATTTCGGACGCAAACGGAAATTTCTTATCAGCGGTTGGCTTTGGTATCTCGGCACATTGGTTCCGGTTATCGGTATCGTTCAGGTCGGCGCACAGGCGATGGCTGACAGATATACTTATATGACGCTGACGGGGCTGTTTATAATGATAGTCTGGAGCGTGAAAGAATTTGTGCCGGCGAAGAATTATAAACTTGCCGCGGCGGCTGCGGGTCTGGTTTTGGTTTCTCTTACTGTCGATTCAATAGCCCAGCTGCAATACTGGAAGAACAGTCAGTCGCTGTTTGGGCGGGCAATTGAAGTTACAAAAAATAATTATATGATGCTCGATAATTACGGAAGTATTCTGGTCGAGCAGGGCAAGGCCAGAGACGCAATTAAATGTTTTAAACAATCGCAGGAGATTTATCCGGAATCTCCGATGGCGAATAATAATCTCGGCTGTGCACTGCAGGAGATCGGTAATTTTAAAAATGCCGAAACGTATTTCAGGCTTGCAATTAAAAACGACCCGAATTTCATTCACCCATATATAAATCTCGCGAACAATCTGAAACGGCAGAACAAGCCGGAGGAAATTAATGATGTTTTGACCCAGGCCGCAAAACTGCCGGAGATGACTTCGGAAACATATACAAGATTCGGGCGAATATTTTTCGATTTGCAAAAATACGAACTGGCGATTGGTGCATTCGACAAGGCGATAAAACTTGACTCTGAAAATATTGACGCTTACGGGCGGCGGAGTCTGGCATTTAATGCGATTGGAAAAATCGACGAAGCGATAAATGATGTTCGTTTTGTTTTGAAAGCCAGGCCGAAGGATGTAATGATGTATCGCAATTTGGGAATCTTTCTTGAACGCAAGGGTAATATCGCAGACGCTATTGAGGCATATCGTGCGGGGCTGCAAGTTGAGCCGAATAATGAGAATTTGCGTCAGCTTCTTGAAGAAGATTTGAAAACGCAAACCGGTCATTAGAAATTATGAGTTTTAAAATCAAACAGCAGGAATATTCGAGTAAAAAAACCGCTGTGATAATAAGCGTATGTCTTGCCGCGGCTGTAATCGCTGTTTATGCGCCGGTGTATAAATACGATTTTACCAGCTTCGACGACAATACTTATGTTGTGCAGAATGTTCACATCCGCGCTGGGCTTATTCAAACCGCACGCTGGGCATTTACCGCAACAACAGCAGCCAACTGGCATCCGCTGACATGGCTTTCACTTGCGACGGATTATCAGCTTTTCAAAATTCACGCCGGCGGCTTCCATGTTGTCAACGTTCTGTATCATATTATAAATACGCTGCTGTTGTTTTATCTTTTTAAATATCTGACGAATACGATTTGGCCCAGTGCGTTTATCGCCGCGGCATTCGCACTGCATCCTTTGCACGTCGAGTCTGTTGCCTGGGTCGCAGAACGCAAAGATGTTTTGAGCACGATGTTTTGGTTTTTGACGACGCTTGCGTATGTAAGCTATACAAAACAATGTAGGGGCGAACCGATGTATTCGCCCAATTCAGGGCAGACACACAGGTCTGCCCCTACAAAGTGGTATCTTGCTGCGATAACATTATTTATTCTCGGTTTGATGTCCAAGCCGATGCTCGTAACGCTGCCGGTGGTTTTGCTGCTGATGGATTACTGGCCGTTGGAAAGAAAAGTTTCGTTTCGATTGTTCATTGAAAAAATTCCGTTCTTTTTGCTTTCACTTGCTTCCTGCGGCGTAACTTTCATTGTTCAGCGTGACTTTGGTTCAATGTCGTTCGGCGAGACGGTTGGATTAAAAACGAGAATATGCAATGCGATAGTTTCGTATTCTGTATATTTGTGGAAAACTATTTGGCCGGCAGAACTGGCGATGCTGTACCCTCATCCCGGAGATGAGTTGAGCAAATATCAAATCGCCTTCAGCGTGCTGCTGCTTGTCGTGATTTTTGTTTGTATTATTTTTCTGCGAAAATATAAATTTTTTACAGTCGGCTGGCTTTGGTATTTTGTTACGCTTTTGCCTGTAATTGGTCTTGTGCAGGTTGGCGCACAGGCTTACGCCGACAGGTACACTTATATTCCGCTAATCGGCGTTTTTATGATAATGACGTTCAGCAGCGTGCAATATCTTTCAAAGCGGAACTGCGTTTTTCTGTCGATGCTGCTGCTGGCGTGCTGGGCGGTTGTTTCCGGTCGGCAGGTACGATACTGGCAAAACGACGAAACGCTGTTTACAAATACTTTGCGGAACACAAAAAATAACGATGTTATTCTCGGCAATTACATAAATTATCTGATTAGTAAAAACAGAATAGATGAGGCGGTAGCGAAAACGGATGAACTGCTGAAATTTAAACCTGATTCATATCAGGCGCACTGCAATCTCGGCGTAATTCTAATTCAGAAAAACAAATTCGATGAGGCGGAAAAACACTTTGCGCTGGCTGTAAAATATAATCCCGGCCTTGCGCAGGGATATTTGAATCTCGGCCTTGTCGCAAGTTACAAGAAAAATACCGACGCGGCTATCAAATATTTCCGGCAGGCGATAGAAACAAAGCCTGATTATATGGATGCTTATATTTGTCTTGCGATAACACTAAACAATTTAAATCGGGCCGACGAAGCGGCGGAAATTTGCAGAGTTGGTCTGCGAATCGAGCCGAACAATGAAGTGCTCCAGCGGCAGCTTAAACTTGCATTAGAAAAAAATGGAACGAAATAAAACATCCTTAATAATATGCGTTGCTCTTGTCGCGGCGGTCGTTGCCGTGTATTGGCCGGTGTATAAATTTGAATTTGTAAGCTACGACGATGAGTCTTATGTAATAAATAACGATAATATAAAAACAGGCTTGAACTTCGACAGCATCCGGTGGGCGTTTACAACCGGTCATGTGGGCAACTGGCATCCGCTGACGTGGCTTTCACTCGCGTTTGATTATCAGCTTTTCAAAAATCACGCCGGCGGCTTCCACGTAGTTAACGTTTTTTATCATGTTATAAATACGCTGCTGTTGTTTTATCTTTTTAAGTATCTGACAAACGCTATTTGGCCAAGTGCGTTTATCGCCGCGGCTTTCGCTGTTCATCCGCTGCACGTAGAATCTGTTGCCTGGGTTTCAGAACGCAAAGATGTTTTGAGTACGATGTTTTGGTTTTTGACGATGCTTGCGTATGCGAAATTCGTCAAAGACAAAAATATAAAATGGTATTTATCCGCAATCGTGTTATTTGTACTCGGCCTGATGAGTAAGCCGATGCTCGTAACGCTGCCGGTTGTTTTATTATTGCTTGATTACTGGCCGTTAGAGAGGAAATTTAATAAGCATCTGCTTATCGAAAAAATCCCGTTTTTTGTTCTTTCGTTTTTATCCTGCGTTGTAACTTTTCTCGTTCAGCAGAACAGTGGCGCGGTTGCGGATATTGAGAAAATCAGTTTAAAACTTCGGTTGTATAATGTTATTGTTTCATACACGGTTTATATTTGGAAAATGATATGGCCGGCGGAACTGGCGGTTCTTTATCCGTATCCGGCGAGTGGGATTGCGATTACTAAAGTTATCGGCTGCGCGGTACTGCTTGTTCTGATTACAATTCTTGTGATTCGATTTGGAAAGCGATACAAATTTTTGCCCGTCGGATGGCTGTGGTATGTCGGAACGCTTGTTCCGGTAATTGGGCTTGTGCAGGTCGGCTCACAGGCTTACGCAGACAGATATACTTACATTCCGCTAATCGGCATTTTTGTAATAATGACGTTCGGCAGCGTACAATATCTTTCAAAACGGAACTGTGTTTTTCTTTCGATGCTGCTGCTTGTGTGCTGGGCGTTTGCCGCGGGCCGACAGGTACGGTACTGGCAGAACAGTATCACGCTTTACGAAAGGACTTTATCGGTAACTAAATATAATTATAATATTCTCGGCAACTATTTAATATGTCTGAATGAAATCGGCGAATTTAATCGTGTGATTGAAATGACTCCGGAATTTTTGGAAGTGAAACCAGAATCTACCGAAATGCTCAACAATATGGGGATTGCTTTAGCGCAAACCGGCAGGCTGTCGGAAGCGATGGAATATTTTAAAACGGCCTTGAAATACAACCCCGCCGATTCACTGGCGAATTTTAATCTCGGCGTGGCGATGCAGAGTCAGAATAAATTGTCCGAATCGGTCGAGTTTTATCGCAAGGCGCTGGAGAGCAAACCGAAATATATTGCCGCCAGCGTTAATCTTGCAGTTGCGCTGCTGGAACTTGGCGACGCTGAAAAAGCTGCGGATGCTGCGCGCATGGGGCTGCGATATTATCCGAATGACGGGAATCTGCTCGGTATTATCGATGACGCGATGAATAAAATGAAAGAAAATAAATGAACAAAAAATTTATTTTAATCAGTATTTGCCTTGCCGCTGCGATTGTTGCCGTGTATTGGCCGGTGTATAAATATGATTTTGTAAAATACGACGACGATGCTTATGTAACTGACAATAAAAATATTCAGTCCGGTTACACCTGGGAAAATCTGAAGTGGACGTTTACAACCAGACAGGCAAGCAACTGGCATCCTTTGACATGGATGTCTCATACGCTCGATTACCGGATTTTTAAGTGGCACGCGGGCGGACATCATATCACTAATGTTTTATTTCATATCGCCAATACGATTCTTCTGTTTTACTTTTTTAAGAAAGTAACGTCATTGTTGTGGCCGGCGTTTTTTGTCGCTGCGGCTTTTGCACTGCATCCGCTGCACGTCGAATCTGTCGCGTGGATTGCCGAGCGAAAAGATGTGTTGAGCACGTTCTTTTGGCTGCTGACAATGTTGGCGTATATGAACTACGCGAAGGATCTACAAATTAAGTGGTATTCCACAACGCTGACTTTGTTTGTTCTCGGCTTGATGTCCAAGCCGATGCTTGTAACGCTGCCGTTTGTTTTATTATTGCTTGATTACTGGCCGCTTGAGAGAAAGTTAAATAAATCTTTAGTTGTTGAGAAAATTCCATTTTTTATATTCTCGTTTCTGTCCTGCGTTATTACTTATATTTGTCAGCAGAAAGGCGGCGCTGTAACGGGAATCGCGGCCTACGGCTTCAAGAACAGAGTGGCGAGTATCATTATTTCTTACGCTGAATATCTATGGAAAATGATATGGCCTGCGAAGTTGGCGGTTCTTTATCCTTATCTGGCAGGCAGTTTTCCGTTGATTAAATTTATAATAAGCGTTTTGGTGCTGCTGCTGATTTGTGTTATTGTGATATGGTTCGGTCGAAGACATAAATTTTTAATATTCGGCTGGCTTTGGTATCTCGGTACGCTTGTGCCGGTCGTCGGCTTCGTTCAGGTCGGAGCGCACACAATTGCCGACCGATACACTTATGTGCCGCTGACAGGGATATTTCTCATTATCGTTTTCGGCGCAAGGCAGTTATTTCAAAAGCATGTGAAGGTGCTGGCGGTTTTGGGAGTTGCGATTTTGATTGTGTGGGGAGTTGTCGCCGCCGGTCAGGTGAAATACTGGAAGGACAGTCTGACATTATTCAAGCACACATTGCAGGTAACCAAAAAGAATTATATTATTATGACTAATTACGCGGCCAGTCTCAATGACGCCGGCCGGTACGAAGACGCAATCACATATTCGCGCGAACTTATCGAAATGCGACCAAACTCGCCGGAAAATCATAACAGCCTCGGCTGTTCACTGCTAAATGTCGGGAAAAACGATGAGGCAATCGATGAGTTTCGGCTTGCTCTGAAATACAAACCTGATTTTCCACAGGCGTATTATAATCTTGGAATTGCGGTCAGCGAATTTAATAATTTCGAGAAGGCTGTGATATTTTTTCAGAAGGCGATTGACTGTAAACCGGATTATATCGAGGCGTATGTAAAGCTGGCGGCAACGCTTAATGATTTGCAGAGATTCGCCGAGACGGTTGAGGCCTGCGATAAAGCGCTGCGAATCGCACCGGAAAATGTGTTCCTGCACGGTTATCGCGGAATGGCACTGTCGGGTGTTGGGCGAATTGAAGAAGCGATAGAAGAAATAAAATATGTTGTGAATAAAAGGCCGAACGATGTGCAAATGCGCCGCAATCTCGGAATTCTGCTTGAGAAAAAAGGATTAAACGCGCAGGCTGCCCAAGAGTATCGCAAGGTACTGCAAAGCGAACCGAATAATACGAATGTTCAATGGCTTTTGAATAGATGTTCGAAGGATGCAAATGGAAAATAAACGAAATATTGTTTTAATAGGTATGCCGGCGGTAGGCAAAAGCACTATTGGTGTCTTGCTTGCTAAACGGCTCGGCAGATATTTTCTCGATACGGATATTTTTATTCAGGCGATTGTCGGCAAAACTTTACAGCAGATAATCGACCAGCAGGGACTGGAGGCATTTTGCAAAATTGAAGCTGAACATATTGGGTGTATCGATAAGACAGATTGTGTTATCGCAACAGGCGGCAGCGCGGTTTACAGCGATGCGGCAATGCAGCATTTGAAAACCAGCGGCATAATCGTTTATCTTGATTTGCCGCTTGAAATGATTAAAAAGCGTTTGACAGATTTAAATATCCGCGGCGTGGTAATGAGCAAAAATCAAACGCTCGACGATTTGTATGTAAAACGAACCCCGCTTTATAAAAAATGGGGCGAGGTAAAAATTAATTGTGAAAATCTTAGCCACGAAGAAGTCATAGAGAAAATTATTAAAGATATTCAAGCATTTGGAAATGGAAGATAGAAGATTGAAGATTTGTGGAAACGCCTTCGGCGAATCTTTTATTCTTCATTATTCAATCTTCAATCTTAAATCGTTACAGTTTCCATGCTTTTGCGAATGATTTGAAGCTGCGGTCGTAAGTTCTTTCAACGTCTTTTGGAAAGCAGCAGCCGGGCAATTGTTTAGATGCTAAATGATATTGCAGGCACTGACAGCATATTCCTTTGTTATCGCAGCCGGGATATGAACAGGTGCAAAAGCTCAAATTTTCTTTTTTCTTACATTCCATAATTAAAAATCAAATATCAAAAATAAAAATTAATGAACCCAGCACCTAAAAATATTTTAGGTGCTGGATAATTTTCTTATATTTTATTTTGCGACTTCGTTTGCTACCAAATCGCCAACCTGTGATGTTGAGTAGCCCATTTTACCTGCGGCCATACTCTTCATCTTATTCGCTGTTATGAATCGAACTGCGGTATCGATTTTCTTTGCCGCTGCTTCTTCGCCGAGTGTTTCGAGCATCATTTGAGCTGCGCAAATCGCGGCCAATGGATTGATAACGCCCATGCCGGTATATTTCGGTGCGCTTCCGCCGATAGGCTCGAACATTGAAACGCCGTTCGGATTAATATTTCCGCCTGCTGCGATACCCATTCCGCCCTGTGTTATTGCGCCGAGGTCTGTGATGATGTCGCCGAACAAGTTGCCGGTAACAAGAACATCAAACCATTCCGGACTCTTAACCATCCACATACATGTCGCGTCAACGTGATAATAATCTCTGCGGATGTCTGTATATTCCTTCTGTCCCATTTCGTGGAACGCGCGTTCCCACAGGTCGTAAACGAATGTCAGCACGTTTGTCTTGCCGACCAGACCGAGCGTATTTTCTTTGCCGACGCCGCGGGCTTTTTTGCCGTGCTTCTTTGCATATTCAAATGCGTACTTCAAACATCTGTCAACCTGGAACCTGTTGTAAACCATTGATTGAACTGCCACTTCGTTTGGCGTTCCTTTTAATGTAATGCCGCCCGTGCCGGTATATGCGTCGCCTGAATTTTCGCGAACAACGACGTAATCTATTTCTTTCGGCCCTTTGTCTTTCAGCGGACATTCAACACCCGGATAAAGTCTTACAGGACGCAGGTTGATATATTGGTCAAGCGCGAAACGTGCCTTGAGCAAAATTCCCTTTTCAAGAATGCCCGGCTTTACATCCGGATGACCGATAGCGCCCAGCAAAATCGCGTCGAACTTGCGAAATTCTTCGATTGCGCTGTCCGGCAGTGTTTCGCCGGTTCTCATATATCTTTCGCCGCCGAAATCAAAGTTTGTCAGATTAACTTTGAATTTGCATTTGTCTGCTGCGGTCTTCAAAACTTTTACAGCTTCTGCGATAACTTCCGGCCCTGTGCCGTCGCCGCCCATAACTGCGATATTATAACTTTTCATGTGTTCCTTTCTTTTTCAACCGCGGATTACGCGGATTTTCACGGATTATATAATTTTTTAATAAAATTTGTATCTTATTCCGATTTAAGTTGTTTTTGCATACTCGTCATCAAGTTTGTTAGCACTTTTTATTAAATCTAATATATGTACATTTGCAGAGTCCGCGTAC is from Planctomycetaceae bacterium and encodes:
- a CDS encoding tetratricopeptide repeat protein, with amino-acid sequence MSFKIKQQEYSSKKTAVIISVCLAAAVIAVYAPVYKYDFTSFDDNTYVVQNVHIRAGLIQTARWAFTATTAANWHPLTWLSLATDYQLFKIHAGGFHVVNVLYHIINTLLLFYLFKYLTNTIWPSAFIAAAFALHPLHVESVAWVAERKDVLSTMFWFLTTLAYVSYTKQCRGEPMYSPNSGQTHRSAPTKWYLAAITLFILGLMSKPMLVTLPVVLLLMDYWPLERKVSFRLFIEKIPFFLLSLASCGVTFIVQRDFGSMSFGETVGLKTRICNAIVSYSVYLWKTIWPAELAMLYPHPGDELSKYQIAFSVLLLVVIFVCIIFLRKYKFFTVGWLWYFVTLLPVIGLVQVGAQAYADRYTYIPLIGVFMIMTFSSVQYLSKRNCVFLSMLLLACWAVVSGRQVRYWQNDETLFTNTLRNTKNNDVILGNYINYLISKNRIDEAVAKTDELLKFKPDSYQAHCNLGVILIQKNKFDEAEKHFALAVKYNPGLAQGYLNLGLVASYKKNTDAAIKYFRQAIETKPDYMDAYICLAITLNNLNRADEAAEICRVGLRIEPNNEVLQRQLKLALEKNGTK
- a CDS encoding tetratricopeptide repeat protein, translated to MERNKTSLIICVALVAAVVAVYWPVYKFEFVSYDDESYVINNDNIKTGLNFDSIRWAFTTGHVGNWHPLTWLSLAFDYQLFKNHAGGFHVVNVFYHVINTLLLFYLFKYLTNAIWPSAFIAAAFAVHPLHVESVAWVSERKDVLSTMFWFLTMLAYAKFVKDKNIKWYLSAIVLFVLGLMSKPMLVTLPVVLLLLDYWPLERKFNKHLLIEKIPFFVLSFLSCVVTFLVQQNSGAVADIEKISLKLRLYNVIVSYTVYIWKMIWPAELAVLYPYPASGIAITKVIGCAVLLVLITILVIRFGKRYKFLPVGWLWYVGTLVPVIGLVQVGSQAYADRYTYIPLIGIFVIMTFGSVQYLSKRNCVFLSMLLLVCWAFAAGRQVRYWQNSITLYERTLSVTKYNYNILGNYLICLNEIGEFNRVIEMTPEFLEVKPESTEMLNNMGIALAQTGRLSEAMEYFKTALKYNPADSLANFNLGVAMQSQNKLSESVEFYRKALESKPKYIAASVNLAVALLELGDAEKAADAARMGLRYYPNDGNLLGIIDDAMNKMKENK
- a CDS encoding tetratricopeptide repeat protein: MNKKFILISICLAAAIVAVYWPVYKYDFVKYDDDAYVTDNKNIQSGYTWENLKWTFTTRQASNWHPLTWMSHTLDYRIFKWHAGGHHITNVLFHIANTILLFYFFKKVTSLLWPAFFVAAAFALHPLHVESVAWIAERKDVLSTFFWLLTMLAYMNYAKDLQIKWYSTTLTLFVLGLMSKPMLVTLPFVLLLLDYWPLERKLNKSLVVEKIPFFIFSFLSCVITYICQQKGGAVTGIAAYGFKNRVASIIISYAEYLWKMIWPAKLAVLYPYLAGSFPLIKFIISVLVLLLICVIVIWFGRRHKFLIFGWLWYLGTLVPVVGFVQVGAHTIADRYTYVPLTGIFLIIVFGARQLFQKHVKVLAVLGVAILIVWGVVAAGQVKYWKDSLTLFKHTLQVTKKNYIIMTNYAASLNDAGRYEDAITYSRELIEMRPNSPENHNSLGCSLLNVGKNDEAIDEFRLALKYKPDFPQAYYNLGIAVSEFNNFEKAVIFFQKAIDCKPDYIEAYVKLAATLNDLQRFAETVEACDKALRIAPENVFLHGYRGMALSGVGRIEEAIEEIKYVVNKRPNDVQMRRNLGILLEKKGLNAQAAQEYRKVLQSEPNNTNVQWLLNRCSKDANGK
- a CDS encoding DUF6485 family protein, whose product is MECKKKENLSFCTCSYPGCDNKGICCQCLQYHLASKQLPGCCFPKDVERTYDRSFKSFAKAWKL
- a CDS encoding phosphoribosylaminoimidazolesuccinocarboxamide synthase; translation: MADVILKTNIPGTNPKHGKVRDIYDLGDRLIIAASDRISAFDVIMANGIQYKGIVLTQISKFWFEFLAGTVESHLISDDVKTFPAPFCDNARQLVGRSMLVKKTKVLPVECVVRGYLAGSGWKEYQKTQTVCGHKLPAGLKQCQKLPEPIFTPSTKEELGRHDENIDFDRCVKIVGEKNACYLRDKSIEIFKRATAYAETKGIILADTKFEWGVVGDKIILIDEVLTPDSSRFWPADKYQAGRDQESYDKQFVRNYLESINFDKSGKGIELPADVCEKTSAKYIEAYEQLTGKKFTFKS
- a CDS encoding 3-isopropylmalate dehydrogenase; this translates as MKSYNIAVMGGDGTGPEVIAEAVKVLKTAADKCKFKVNLTNFDFGGERYMRTGETLPDSAIEEFRKFDAILLGAIGHPDVKPGILEKGILLKARFALDQYINLRPVRLYPGVECPLKDKGPKEIDYVVVRENSGDAYTGTGGITLKGTPNEVAVQSMVYNRFQVDRCLKYAFEYAKKHGKKARGVGKENTLGLVGKTNVLTFVYDLWERAFHEMGQKEYTDIRRDYYHVDATCMWMVKSPEWFDVLVTGNLFGDIITDLGAITQGGMGIAAGGNINPNGVSMFEPIGGSAPKYTGMGVINPLAAICAAQMMLETLGEEAAAKKIDTAVRFITANKMKSMAAGKMGYSTSQVGDLVANEVAK
- a CDS encoding tetratricopeptide repeat protein — protein: MPQQSNRDVRISDFKLRILISICLAVAIFAVYWQVYSFDFIRFDDGDYITRNVHIRSGLNWETIRWAFTSSLASNWHPLTWLSHALDYQLFKNWAGGYHLVNVWFHFANTILLFYVLLRAAKAVWPAALVAALFALHPLHVESVAWISERKDLLSTMFWLLTMLTYVWYVEKQNAVRYLITLVLFVLGLISKPMLVTLPFVLLLFDYWPLERKFSVRLLAEKIPFFICAFAVCVVTYIVQKSGGSVSLFRQFSLSIRIKNVFVSYVDYIWKMFYPENLAILYPHPGDNISAAKAVICAIVLICITAAVLYFGRKRKFLISGWLWYLGTLVPVIGIVQVGAQAMADRYTYMTLTGLFIMIVWSVKEFVPAKNYKLAAAAAGLVLVSLTVDSIAQLQYWKNSQSLFGRAIEVTKNNYMMLDNYGSILVEQGKARDAIKCFKQSQEIYPESPMANNNLGCALQEIGNFKNAETYFRLAIKNDPNFIHPYINLANNLKRQNKPEEINDVLTQAAKLPEMTSETYTRFGRIFFDLQKYELAIGAFDKAIKLDSENIDAYGRRSLAFNAIGKIDEAINDVRFVLKARPKDVMMYRNLGIFLERKGNIADAIEAYRAGLQVEPNNENLRQLLEEDLKTQTGH
- a CDS encoding shikimate kinase is translated as MENKRNIVLIGMPAVGKSTIGVLLAKRLGRYFLDTDIFIQAIVGKTLQQIIDQQGLEAFCKIEAEHIGCIDKTDCVIATGGSAVYSDAAMQHLKTSGIIVYLDLPLEMIKKRLTDLNIRGVVMSKNQTLDDLYVKRTPLYKKWGEVKINCENLSHEEVIEKIIKDIQAFGNGR